One genomic segment of Scophthalmus maximus strain ysfricsl-2021 chromosome 3, ASM2237912v1, whole genome shotgun sequence includes these proteins:
- the sike1 gene encoding suppressor of IKBKE 1 isoform X1, which produces MACTLEKVLGDARTLLERLKEHDTAAEGLIEQSGALSHRVQSMREVGNALPDKHTEDTSQIQELTKYKPHVLLSQENTQIKELQQENKELWLSLEEHQYALELIMGRYRKQMLQLMMAKKELDTKPVLSLHEDHAKEVQHQVERICEMGQVMRRAVQVDDQHYCSVRERLAQLEVENKELRDLLVISKSSVKTAREETSQPATVAQEQSPEPGSDE; this is translated from the exons ATGGCCTGCACGTTAGAGAAAGTGCTGGGCGATGCTCGGACCCTTCTCGAGAGGCTGAAAGAGCACGACACGGCCGCCGAGGGACTGATCGAGCAGTCCGGGGCCCTCAGCCACAGAGTGCAGAGCATGAGAGAGGTGGGCAATGCCCTTCCAGACAAG CACACAGAAGACACTTCACAGATTCAGGAGTTGACCAAATACAAGCCCCACGTTCTCCTGTCTCAGGAAAATACTCAAATCAAGGAGCTTCAGCAGGAGAATAAAG AACTATGGTTGTCTCTCGAAGAACACCAGTATGCTTTGGAGTTGATCATGGGTCGGTACCGCAAGCAGATGCTTCAGCTGATGATGGCGAAGAAGGAGCTGGACACCAAGCCTGTGCTCAGCCTCCACGAGGACCACGCAAAA GAAGTGCAGCACCAGGTGGAGCGAATATGCGAGATGGGCCAAGTGATGAGAAGAGCGGTGCAGGTGGATGATCAGCACTACTGCTCTGTTCGAGAGAGACTGGCTCAACTAGAG gTTGAGAACAAGGAGCTGCGAGACCTCCTGGTCATCAGCAAGAGCTCTGTGAAGACGGCCAGAGAAGAAACCAGCCAGCCAGCGACAGTAGCACAAGAGCAGTCCCCTGAACCAGGGTCCGACGAGTGA
- the sike1 gene encoding suppressor of IKBKE 1 isoform X2, with amino-acid sequence MTGRWINPLAPQRPRYMTEKMTNLTHRNNKNSELLSETHTEDTSQIQELTKYKPHVLLSQENTQIKELQQENKELWLSLEEHQYALELIMGRYRKQMLQLMMAKKELDTKPVLSLHEDHAKEVQHQVERICEMGQVMRRAVQVDDQHYCSVRERLAQLEVENKELRDLLVISKSSVKTAREETSQPATVAQEQSPEPGSDE; translated from the exons ATGACCGGGCGCTGGATAAACCCCCTCGCTCCTCAGCGCCCGCGTTATATGACAGAGAAAATGACTAACTTGACACAtcgcaacaacaaaaattctgAACTGTTGAGTGAAACG CACACAGAAGACACTTCACAGATTCAGGAGTTGACCAAATACAAGCCCCACGTTCTCCTGTCTCAGGAAAATACTCAAATCAAGGAGCTTCAGCAGGAGAATAAAG AACTATGGTTGTCTCTCGAAGAACACCAGTATGCTTTGGAGTTGATCATGGGTCGGTACCGCAAGCAGATGCTTCAGCTGATGATGGCGAAGAAGGAGCTGGACACCAAGCCTGTGCTCAGCCTCCACGAGGACCACGCAAAA GAAGTGCAGCACCAGGTGGAGCGAATATGCGAGATGGGCCAAGTGATGAGAAGAGCGGTGCAGGTGGATGATCAGCACTACTGCTCTGTTCGAGAGAGACTGGCTCAACTAGAG gTTGAGAACAAGGAGCTGCGAGACCTCCTGGTCATCAGCAAGAGCTCTGTGAAGACGGCCAGAGAAGAAACCAGCCAGCCAGCGACAGTAGCACAAGAGCAGTCCCCTGAACCAGGGTCCGACGAGTGA
- the tmco4 gene encoding transmembrane and coiled-coil domain-containing protein 4 isoform X3 has product MVSFSVKDAQYDARSRVLIRHVSCLLRVSPRQLEEFEETLGESLREAGEESEEESSRRLRRERGRKLRRYLLIGLATVGGGTVIGVTGGLAAPFVAAGAGAVLGAGGAAALGSATGIAIMASLFGAAGAGLTGYKMNKCVGAIEEFEFLPLSSGKHLHLTIAVTGWLCSGKYSSFQAPWGSLGECGEQYCLLWESRFLKDLGSAMASLLDGLVSIVAQEALKYTVLSGILTALTWPASLLAAASVIDHPWCVCLNRSAEVGKHLAQVLRSRQQGKRPVSLIGFSLGARVIYYCLQELANDQGSEGVVEDVFLLGAPVDGSEKAWEKMAKVVAGKIVNGYCRGDWLLGFLYRSSAAQLSVAGLQPINIQDRRMINVDLSAVVKGHLDYMRQMDTILVAVGVPTKEVPGASFALTGAVKVTEGTADLSDPARSGNQGTETQNLAAEAEKETSGDANEEAGDGWEIPDISHLLDSWNDTEAASQTAAGDNSQLNPEENGTDGDAASASSVASEEARDPDNEHVSWSWDDTHWTTEHAREQRRLNL; this is encoded by the exons ATGGTGTCCTTTTCTGTCAAAGACG CCCAGTATGATGCCAGATCGAGGGTGCTCATCCGTCACGTCAGCTGTCTGCTACGAGTCTCTCCGCGGCAGCTTGAGGAGTTTGAGGAAACGCTGGGAGAGAGTCTgagggaggcaggagaggagagcga GGAGGAGTCATCTCGGCggctgaggagagaaagaggacggAAGTTGCGGCGTTACCTCCTCATTGGACTAGCCACTGTGGGCGGAGGAACTGTGATTG GTGTGACAGGTGGGCTGGCAGCCCCTTTTGTGGCAGCAGGGGCCGGTGCTGTGCTCGGGGCCGGTGGGGCTGCTGCTCTGGGCTCAGCTACTGGCATTGCAATCATGGCCTCTCTGTTTGGAGCAGCAGGGGCGGGATTGACTG GCTATAAGATGAATAAGTGTGTTGGAGCAATTGAGGAATTTGAGTTCCTGCCACTGAGCTCTGGGAAGCATCTTCACCTGACCATCGCTGTGACCGGTTGGCTCTGCAGTGGCAAATACA GTTCGTTCCAGGCCCCGTGGGGCAGCCTGGGCGAGTGTGGGGAACAGTACTGCTTGTTGTGGGAGTCACGGTTCCTGAAGGACCTGGGCTCGGCCATGGCCTCTCTGTTGGACGGGCTGGTCAGCATTGTGGCCCAGGAAGCCCTCAAGTACACCGTGCTGTCAG GCATCCTGACGGCTCTGACGTGGCCTGCGTCCCTGCTGGCGGCCGCCAGCGTCATTGACCACCCCTGGTGTGTTTGCCTGAACCGCTCGGCCGAGGTCGGGAAACATCTGGCTCAGGTTTTGAGAAGTAGACAGCAG GGGAAGCGTCCCGTCAGCCTCATCGGTTTCAGTCTTGGGGCAAGAGTCATCTACTACTGTTTGCAGGAGCTTGCCAATGACCAAG GCAGCGAGGGGGTAGTGGAGGACGTGTTCCTCCTGGGGGCCCCAGTGGACGGCTCTGAAAAGGCCTGGGAGAAAATGGCCAAGGTAGTGGCGGGAAAAATAGTGAACGGATACTGCAG AGGGGACTGGCTACTGGGGTTCTTGTACCGGAGTTCAGCGGCACAACTCTCTGTTGCTGGGCTACAGCCAATCAACATCCAGGATCGGCGCATGATCAATGTGGATCTATCGGCCGTG gtcaaaggtcacttgGACTACATGCGTCAGATGGACACCATCTTAGTGGCGGTAGGAGTTCCCACCAAAGAAGTGCCGGGAGCCTCATTCGCTCTAACTGGGGCTGTAAAGGTCACCGAGGGGACAGCGGACCTCTCCGACCCGGCCCGCAGCGGGAACCAAGGGACTGAGACGCAGAACCTGGCTGCGGAGGCTGAGAAAGAAACAAGCGGAGACGCGAACGAGGAGGCGGGTGACGGTTGGGAGATCCCGGATATCTCACACCTGCTGGACTCTTGGAATGACACCGAAGCAGCGAGTCAAACTGCAGCCGGGGACAACTCACAGCTCAATCCCGAGGAGAACGGGACCGATGGCGACGCGGCGTCCGCTTCCAGCGTGGCATCGGAGGAGGCCAGAGACCCGGATAACGAGCACGTATCGTGGAGCTGGGACGACACACACTGGACAACGGAGCACGCGCGCGAACAAAGGAGGCTAAACCTGTAA
- the tmco4 gene encoding transmembrane and coiled-coil domain-containing protein 4 isoform X2, whose amino-acid sequence MPVMGAFLSGLGSEGSDNFLSILQAEPLLAAGATPIVQDMVSFSVKDAQYDARSRVLIRHVSCLLRVSPRQLEEFEETLGESLREAGEESEEESSRRLRRERGRKLRRYLLIGLATVGGGTVIGVTGGLAAPFVAAGAGAVLGAGGAAALGSATGIAIMASLFGAAGAGLTGYKMNKCVGAIEEFEFLPLSSGKHLHLTIAVTGWLCSGKYSSFQAPWGSLGECGEQYCLLWESRFLKDLGSAMASLLDGLVSIVAQEALKYTVLSGILTALTWPASLLAAASVIDHPWCVCLNRSAEVGKHLAQVLRSRQQGKRPVSLIGFSLGARVIYYCLQELANDQGSEGVVEDVFLLGAPVDGSEKAWEKMAKVVAGKIVNGYCRGDWLLGFLYRSSAAQLSVAGLQPINIQDRRMINVDLSAVVKGHLDYMRQMDTILVAVGVPTKEVPGASFALTGAVKVTEGTADLSDPARSGNQGTETQNLAAEAEKETSGDANEEAGDGWEIPDISHLLDSWNDTEAASQTAAGDNSQLNPEENGTDGDAASASSVASEEARDPDNEHVSWSWDDTHWTTEHAREQRRLNL is encoded by the exons ATGCCGGTCATGGGGGCTTTCCTGTCAGGCCTCGGCTCCGAGGGCTCCGACAACTTCCTCTCCATCCTACAGGCGGAACCTCTGCTGGCTGCAGGGGCCACGCCCATCGTACAG GACATGGTGTCCTTTTCTGTCAAAGACG CCCAGTATGATGCCAGATCGAGGGTGCTCATCCGTCACGTCAGCTGTCTGCTACGAGTCTCTCCGCGGCAGCTTGAGGAGTTTGAGGAAACGCTGGGAGAGAGTCTgagggaggcaggagaggagagcga GGAGGAGTCATCTCGGCggctgaggagagaaagaggacggAAGTTGCGGCGTTACCTCCTCATTGGACTAGCCACTGTGGGCGGAGGAACTGTGATTG GTGTGACAGGTGGGCTGGCAGCCCCTTTTGTGGCAGCAGGGGCCGGTGCTGTGCTCGGGGCCGGTGGGGCTGCTGCTCTGGGCTCAGCTACTGGCATTGCAATCATGGCCTCTCTGTTTGGAGCAGCAGGGGCGGGATTGACTG GCTATAAGATGAATAAGTGTGTTGGAGCAATTGAGGAATTTGAGTTCCTGCCACTGAGCTCTGGGAAGCATCTTCACCTGACCATCGCTGTGACCGGTTGGCTCTGCAGTGGCAAATACA GTTCGTTCCAGGCCCCGTGGGGCAGCCTGGGCGAGTGTGGGGAACAGTACTGCTTGTTGTGGGAGTCACGGTTCCTGAAGGACCTGGGCTCGGCCATGGCCTCTCTGTTGGACGGGCTGGTCAGCATTGTGGCCCAGGAAGCCCTCAAGTACACCGTGCTGTCAG GCATCCTGACGGCTCTGACGTGGCCTGCGTCCCTGCTGGCGGCCGCCAGCGTCATTGACCACCCCTGGTGTGTTTGCCTGAACCGCTCGGCCGAGGTCGGGAAACATCTGGCTCAGGTTTTGAGAAGTAGACAGCAG GGGAAGCGTCCCGTCAGCCTCATCGGTTTCAGTCTTGGGGCAAGAGTCATCTACTACTGTTTGCAGGAGCTTGCCAATGACCAAG GCAGCGAGGGGGTAGTGGAGGACGTGTTCCTCCTGGGGGCCCCAGTGGACGGCTCTGAAAAGGCCTGGGAGAAAATGGCCAAGGTAGTGGCGGGAAAAATAGTGAACGGATACTGCAG AGGGGACTGGCTACTGGGGTTCTTGTACCGGAGTTCAGCGGCACAACTCTCTGTTGCTGGGCTACAGCCAATCAACATCCAGGATCGGCGCATGATCAATGTGGATCTATCGGCCGTG gtcaaaggtcacttgGACTACATGCGTCAGATGGACACCATCTTAGTGGCGGTAGGAGTTCCCACCAAAGAAGTGCCGGGAGCCTCATTCGCTCTAACTGGGGCTGTAAAGGTCACCGAGGGGACAGCGGACCTCTCCGACCCGGCCCGCAGCGGGAACCAAGGGACTGAGACGCAGAACCTGGCTGCGGAGGCTGAGAAAGAAACAAGCGGAGACGCGAACGAGGAGGCGGGTGACGGTTGGGAGATCCCGGATATCTCACACCTGCTGGACTCTTGGAATGACACCGAAGCAGCGAGTCAAACTGCAGCCGGGGACAACTCACAGCTCAATCCCGAGGAGAACGGGACCGATGGCGACGCGGCGTCCGCTTCCAGCGTGGCATCGGAGGAGGCCAGAGACCCGGATAACGAGCACGTATCGTGGAGCTGGGACGACACACACTGGACAACGGAGCACGCGCGCGAACAAAGGAGGCTAAACCTGTAA
- the tmco4 gene encoding transmembrane and coiled-coil domain-containing protein 4 isoform X1, translated as MEEERSSPDRNFTPDPGGAGRTQDAPCDQRPEKVTGSQLTEQGRFAYAALCGVSLCQLFTGEENSVFREQYLQGLVRWLDLDESVMPVMGAFLSGLGSEGSDNFLSILQAEPLLAAGATPIVQDMVSFSVKDAQYDARSRVLIRHVSCLLRVSPRQLEEFEETLGESLREAGEESEEESSRRLRRERGRKLRRYLLIGLATVGGGTVIGVTGGLAAPFVAAGAGAVLGAGGAAALGSATGIAIMASLFGAAGAGLTGYKMNKCVGAIEEFEFLPLSSGKHLHLTIAVTGWLCSGKYSSFQAPWGSLGECGEQYCLLWESRFLKDLGSAMASLLDGLVSIVAQEALKYTVLSGILTALTWPASLLAAASVIDHPWCVCLNRSAEVGKHLAQVLRSRQQGKRPVSLIGFSLGARVIYYCLQELANDQGSEGVVEDVFLLGAPVDGSEKAWEKMAKVVAGKIVNGYCRGDWLLGFLYRSSAAQLSVAGLQPINIQDRRMINVDLSAVVKGHLDYMRQMDTILVAVGVPTKEVPGASFALTGAVKVTEGTADLSDPARSGNQGTETQNLAAEAEKETSGDANEEAGDGWEIPDISHLLDSWNDTEAASQTAAGDNSQLNPEENGTDGDAASASSVASEEARDPDNEHVSWSWDDTHWTTEHAREQRRLNL; from the exons ATGGAGGAGGAACGGAGCAGCCCGGACCGCAATTTCACCCCAG ACCCGGGCGGTGCAGGGAGGACTCAAGACGCCCCGTGTGACCAGCGCCCGGAGAAGGTCACCGGCAGTCAGCTGACTGAACAGGGCCGGTTCGCCTACGCCGCGCTGTGTGGCGTCTCCCTGTGCCAGCTGTTCACTGGAGAGGAAAACAG TGTGTTCAGGGAGCAGTACCTGCAGGGGTTGGTCCGCTGGCTGGACCTGGATGAGTCGGTGATGCCGGTCATGGGGGCTTTCCTGTCAGGCCTCGGCTCCGAGGGCTCCGACAACTTCCTCTCCATCCTACAGGCGGAACCTCTGCTGGCTGCAGGGGCCACGCCCATCGTACAG GACATGGTGTCCTTTTCTGTCAAAGACG CCCAGTATGATGCCAGATCGAGGGTGCTCATCCGTCACGTCAGCTGTCTGCTACGAGTCTCTCCGCGGCAGCTTGAGGAGTTTGAGGAAACGCTGGGAGAGAGTCTgagggaggcaggagaggagagcga GGAGGAGTCATCTCGGCggctgaggagagaaagaggacggAAGTTGCGGCGTTACCTCCTCATTGGACTAGCCACTGTGGGCGGAGGAACTGTGATTG GTGTGACAGGTGGGCTGGCAGCCCCTTTTGTGGCAGCAGGGGCCGGTGCTGTGCTCGGGGCCGGTGGGGCTGCTGCTCTGGGCTCAGCTACTGGCATTGCAATCATGGCCTCTCTGTTTGGAGCAGCAGGGGCGGGATTGACTG GCTATAAGATGAATAAGTGTGTTGGAGCAATTGAGGAATTTGAGTTCCTGCCACTGAGCTCTGGGAAGCATCTTCACCTGACCATCGCTGTGACCGGTTGGCTCTGCAGTGGCAAATACA GTTCGTTCCAGGCCCCGTGGGGCAGCCTGGGCGAGTGTGGGGAACAGTACTGCTTGTTGTGGGAGTCACGGTTCCTGAAGGACCTGGGCTCGGCCATGGCCTCTCTGTTGGACGGGCTGGTCAGCATTGTGGCCCAGGAAGCCCTCAAGTACACCGTGCTGTCAG GCATCCTGACGGCTCTGACGTGGCCTGCGTCCCTGCTGGCGGCCGCCAGCGTCATTGACCACCCCTGGTGTGTTTGCCTGAACCGCTCGGCCGAGGTCGGGAAACATCTGGCTCAGGTTTTGAGAAGTAGACAGCAG GGGAAGCGTCCCGTCAGCCTCATCGGTTTCAGTCTTGGGGCAAGAGTCATCTACTACTGTTTGCAGGAGCTTGCCAATGACCAAG GCAGCGAGGGGGTAGTGGAGGACGTGTTCCTCCTGGGGGCCCCAGTGGACGGCTCTGAAAAGGCCTGGGAGAAAATGGCCAAGGTAGTGGCGGGAAAAATAGTGAACGGATACTGCAG AGGGGACTGGCTACTGGGGTTCTTGTACCGGAGTTCAGCGGCACAACTCTCTGTTGCTGGGCTACAGCCAATCAACATCCAGGATCGGCGCATGATCAATGTGGATCTATCGGCCGTG gtcaaaggtcacttgGACTACATGCGTCAGATGGACACCATCTTAGTGGCGGTAGGAGTTCCCACCAAAGAAGTGCCGGGAGCCTCATTCGCTCTAACTGGGGCTGTAAAGGTCACCGAGGGGACAGCGGACCTCTCCGACCCGGCCCGCAGCGGGAACCAAGGGACTGAGACGCAGAACCTGGCTGCGGAGGCTGAGAAAGAAACAAGCGGAGACGCGAACGAGGAGGCGGGTGACGGTTGGGAGATCCCGGATATCTCACACCTGCTGGACTCTTGGAATGACACCGAAGCAGCGAGTCAAACTGCAGCCGGGGACAACTCACAGCTCAATCCCGAGGAGAACGGGACCGATGGCGACGCGGCGTCCGCTTCCAGCGTGGCATCGGAGGAGGCCAGAGACCCGGATAACGAGCACGTATCGTGGAGCTGGGACGACACACACTGGACAACGGAGCACGCGCGCGAACAAAGGAGGCTAAACCTGTAA
- the htr6 gene encoding 5-hydroxytryptamine receptor 6: MADSHLPGSVGSYNSSSPATGAWNITGSGPWLLAFMLTVIILMTVCGNALLIALVFAHRSLRCTSNCFLVSLFLSDLMVALVVMPPAMLNVLCGAWVLWPAFCPIWLCFDVMCCSASILNLCVISLDRYLFIISPLRYKQRMTPARALLLVGAAWGLAALASFLPIEMKWHSLGLGSGHSSDPGIGGGNTSSYSDTLHPASYFQLSPSGGLSFQCRLRVTLPFALVASVVTFFLPSSAICFTYCRILLAARRQAKRVAALSHPPHPHPSLGEPSRPPSPGIAAAHARQDGDGGRYQEPPVSQNVPPSVNSERRLAHRHGRRALKASLTLGVLLGLFFSAWLPFFITNMAQAVCECVPLALFDAITWLGYCNSTMNPIIYPLFMRDFKRALGKLLPCCSSPLPRRPSPALSLSLRNSGELNIASSPPSPLASDPTHPPATATDAVNLFDAEHAGIELPLLLPNQVDTLD; encoded by the exons ATGGCCGACTCGCACTTGCCTGGCTCTGTGGGAAGCTACAACAGCAGTTCTCCCGCCACCGGCGCTTGGAACATCACTGGCAGCGGCCCGTGGTTGTTGGCCTTCATGCTGACCGTCATCATCCTCATGACCGTCTGCGGCAACGCGTTGCTGATCGCCCTGGTGTTCGCCCATCGCTCTCTGCGCTGCACCTCCAACTGCTTCTTGGTATCTCTGTTCCTGTCCGACCTCATGGTGGCATTGGTGGTCATGCCGCCCGCCATGCTCAATGTGCTGTGCGGCGCCTGGGTGCTGTGGCCGGCCTTTTGCCCAATTTGGCTCTGCTTCGATGTCATGTGCTGCAGCGCGTCCATCCTCAACCTGTGTGTGATCAGCCTGGACCGctacctcttcatcatctcaccGCTGCGCTACAAGCAAAGGATGACCCCCGCCCGGGCGTTACTTCTTGTGGGTGCCGCCTGGGGGCTGGCGGCGTTGGCCTCCTTCCTGCCCATTGAGATGAAATGGCACAGCTTAGGCCTCGGGAGCGGACACTCCTCCGATCCAGGCATCGGTGGCGGCAACACCAGCTCCTACTCCGACACACTGCATCCAGCGTCCTACTTTCAGCTGTCGCCATCGGGAGGCCTCTCCTTCCAGTGCCGCCTGCGGGTCACCCTGCCCTTCGCTCTCGTGGCATCTGTGGTCACTTTCTTTCTGCCCTCCAGCGCCATTTGCTTCACCTACTGCCGGATCCTCCTGGCCGCGCGCAGGCAGGCAAAGAGGGTCGCGGCGCTGAGCCACCCGCCGCACCCGCATCCCTCTCTCGGGGAACCGTCCCGGCCGCCCTCGCCTGGGATCGCAGCGGCGCACGCACGGCAGGACGGAGACGGCGGCAGGTACCAGGAACCTCCGGTGTCACAAAACGTACcg CCGTCGGTGAACAGTGAGCGGCGCCTGGCTCACAGACACGGTCGGAGGGCGCTGAAGGCCAGTCTGACGCTGGGGGTGCTGCTGGGCCTCTTCTTCAGTGCTTGGCTTCCCTTCTTCATCACCAACATGGCTCAG GCGGTGTGCGAGTGCGTCCCCCTCGCCCTCTTTGACGCCATCACCTGGCTGGGCTACTGCAACAGCACGATGAACCCCATCATCTACCCGCTGTTCATGAGAGACTTCAAGCGAGCTCTGGGGAAGCTCTTGCCCTGCTGCTCCTCGCCGTTGCCCAGAAGACCCTCGCCggcgctctccctctctctgcgcAACTCGGGAGAGCTGAACATCGCCAGCAGCCCGCCCTCTCCCCTGGCCTCcgaccccacccacccccccgccACGGCCACGGACGCCGTCAACCTGTTTGATGCCGAGCACGCTGGCATtgagctgccgctgctgctgcccaaTCAGGTCGACACCCTGGATTGA
- the sike1 gene encoding suppressor of IKBKE 1 isoform X3 codes for MEKPCAETATENNVFVNKHTEDTSQIQELTKYKPHVLLSQENTQIKELQQENKELWLSLEEHQYALELIMGRYRKQMLQLMMAKKELDTKPVLSLHEDHAKEVQHQVERICEMGQVMRRAVQVDDQHYCSVRERLAQLEVENKELRDLLVISKSSVKTAREETSQPATVAQEQSPEPGSDE; via the exons CACACAGAAGACACTTCACAGATTCAGGAGTTGACCAAATACAAGCCCCACGTTCTCCTGTCTCAGGAAAATACTCAAATCAAGGAGCTTCAGCAGGAGAATAAAG AACTATGGTTGTCTCTCGAAGAACACCAGTATGCTTTGGAGTTGATCATGGGTCGGTACCGCAAGCAGATGCTTCAGCTGATGATGGCGAAGAAGGAGCTGGACACCAAGCCTGTGCTCAGCCTCCACGAGGACCACGCAAAA GAAGTGCAGCACCAGGTGGAGCGAATATGCGAGATGGGCCAAGTGATGAGAAGAGCGGTGCAGGTGGATGATCAGCACTACTGCTCTGTTCGAGAGAGACTGGCTCAACTAGAG gTTGAGAACAAGGAGCTGCGAGACCTCCTGGTCATCAGCAAGAGCTCTGTGAAGACGGCCAGAGAAGAAACCAGCCAGCCAGCGACAGTAGCACAAGAGCAGTCCCCTGAACCAGGGTCCGACGAGTGA
- the micos10 gene encoding MICOS complex subunit MIC10, whose protein sequence is MSEKELGKKWDRCLADGAIKLGTGLGLGIVFSVVFFKRHTWPISLGSGVGLGMAYANCQNDLRSHYLPHRGEKEQ, encoded by the exons ATGTCTGAGAAGGAGCTGGGCAAAAAGTGGGACCGGTGCCTGGCAGACGGTGCCATTAAACTCG gCACTGGACTGGGGTTAGGAAtcgttttttctgttgtgttcttTAAGC GGCACACGTGGCCGATTTCACTCGGCTCAGGAGTGGGACTTGGCATGGCATATGCCAACTGTCAGAATGACCTGAGGTCACATTATCTGCCGCACAGAGGGGAGAAG GAGCAATAG